The Humulus lupulus chromosome 7, drHumLupu1.1, whole genome shotgun sequence region acaaataaacaaatgGCTGAAAATGGCGAAGAAAAATGGTTAGCTGTGGCGCGGCACATAGCCAAGACGTTGGGCCGGAACGACACCATGGCGGATGATATTTTGCAGATATTTTCCAACTTCGACGGAAGGTTTTCTCGCGAGAAATTGTCTGAGAAGATCGGCGATGACGATTCCAGTGCCTGCGCCGCGCTCGAACACGTCCTCAAGTCTCTTGAGCGCCAGATCTCTCAGTATGTCGCTGCCGATCATCCCATCTGGGTCGACTCCGCTGACTCCTCCGCCTTCCTCGAAGCCGTGGACGAGCTCATCGCTACCGTTAGGGACTGGACTCCCATGGCTGGGGACAAGGCCATTGCCGCGTGCCTTTTACGCGCTGATGATCTGGTGCAGCAGTCTATGTTTAGGATTGAGGACGAGTTTAGGTCGCTGATGGAGCGCGGCGGTGAGTCGCTTGAGTTGAGTCGTGGGTACGGGAACGGTGAGTCGGCCGGGAACTTGTCGTGTGATTCGGAGGACGAAGAGGAGGAAGATGCGGATGTCGGTGTTAATGGCGATGACCACCAGATTCCTACTGCCAAGCCGATCGGAGACTATGATATCGTTATTGACGCGCTGCCGTCGGGGATTATTAGCGATCTCCAGGAGATGGCAAAGCGGATGGTGGCAGCTGGGTTTGGGAAGGAATGTTCGCACGTGTACAGTAGTTGCCGGAGAGAGTTTCTGGAGGAGAGTCTGTCTAGGTTAGGGTTAAAGAAGTTGAGCATCGAAGATGTTCACAAGATGCCATGGCAGGACCTCGAGGACGAAATTGAACGGTGGATAAAGGCCGCAAACGTCTCGCTTCGGATTCTGTTTCCGAGCGAGCGTCGTTTATGCGATCGAGTCTTCTTCGGATTTTCATCGGCCGCTGACCTCTCGTTCATGGAGGTTTGCCGGGGATCCACGATTAAGCTACTGAACTTTGCAGATGCAGTAGCTATTGGATCTCGGTCGCCGGAGCGCCTCTTCAAAATTCTAGACGTGTTCGAGACGATGAGAGACTTACTGCCGGAGTTTGAATCTGTATTCTCTGATCAGTACTGTTTGTTTCTCAGGAACGAGGCGGTCACAATATGGAAAAGGTTAGGGGAAGCAATTAGAGGAATTTTTATGGAGTTGGAGAATTTGATAAGTCGTGACCCAGCAAAAGTTCCGGTTCCCGGCGGCGGACTTCACCCTATTACTCGCTACGTGATGAATTATCTCCGTGCGGCGTGTCGATCGCGCCAGTCTCTCGAGCAAGTGTTCGAGGAGAACGCAACGGCGGTTCCTCCTGTCTCGAAGCTGGAAGACCGAGCTTCATCATCGTCACTTTCAGTCCAAATGGCTTGGATTATGGAACTTTTGGAGAGCAATCTAGAAGCCAAGTCGAAGATTTACAAGGACCCGGCTTTGTGCTCTGTGTTTATGATGAACAACGGAAGATACATTGTTCAGAAGGTGAGAGATAGTGAATTGGGTTCGCTTTTAGGCGATGATTGGATTCGAAAGCACACTGCAAAAGTTCGACAATTCCATACGAATTACCAGCGAAGCTCATGGAATAAGGTTTTGGGTTTGCTTAAGATGGACACTACAGTGGCTCCTAATGTTGCTGCAAGGTCCATGAAAGAAAAGCTTAAGCTATTCAACCAGAACTTTGAAGAGATTTGTAAGAACCAATATACATGGATCATCTTCGACGAGCAGTTAAAAGAGGAGTTGAAAATTTCAATCACTAAACTTCTGTTGCCACCTTACCAAAGCTTCATTGGGAGGTTTCAGAATGTTCCTGAAATTGGGAGAAACGCAGAGAGGCATATTAAGTATGATGTCGAAGATTTAGAGGGGCGAATTAATGATTTATTCCGGGGAAGTGGAGGATCAAACGGTGGTCGGAAGTAAGAGGTAATAATTTTACTTCTGGTAGTTTGTATGTGTAATTAAAGGTCAATGTTTACAAACTTTTTCCCCTTTTTGTATGAAAAATGAAGGGTGTTATGGCCTTCTTATTAGATAAGATAAAGTAAAGTCTTTCTCTTTTTTTGGAGTGAAAAACATAGATGGATGATACTTAATTGAAATCATAGGAATCATTTTTGAAGCTAGCATATATTGAGGGAATGTTATTCAAATGGAATTTGTTCTACTCTTGCTGGGTTCTGCTTAATTGTAGAAAAGACAGTTAGATTGGAATTAGTTACTATTGTTTAATATTCCAAATGCTTGTATAGATTTTGTGGTTTTAGTATTCTTTATCTTATTGGATGATTAAGTGAGCTATAGATTTAAATTGGCTTTACCATGTAAGAGATATGTTTAGAAGAGAAGCTTCTAGTTCGAAGTTTAGTGTTCAATTGAGATTTTATATACTGGGAATTATTGAACAATATTGAatttaaaagaagaagaagaagaagaaagagagagctTTATTTATAACAAGAGTTCAGAGGCTGTAATATTCAGATTTAACCTATATTCTTATATGACTTAATGCCCCAAGTCATTCCTGTTCTGGCGAGAAAAATTAAGATTGCTTAATTGATATTAGTTATTATCGTTCAAAAGGTGTTGAACTCTGTTCTTAATAGAGTTCAGATTCTGTAAACATGCAGAACTAACCTCTATTCTCCACTCTtgaatttaataataataataatgatgatgatgatgcttccACAGAACCTGCTCCACATCCTATGCCACTTTCCACTTTTCGCAACATATTGCACGAGACTTTTTTCATACCCTTGGATCTAATTCCATTAGACGACCGTCTATATGGAAACTAACTGAGAGTGCCCTGCTATAGCATCATGGGAAAGAAAGTTGAAATCGTATGGAACTGTTGTAGTGAATCACACCAGAATGACCCCAAATGTAGCTGTTATGTCATTACATCCTGTCCCTGTTGAGGTCAAACTAACAGTCTTAACACCAATATGGGGTTATTCGCAAGAGAGATTCAAGTCCAGCAAACTTTCTTTCAGTCTTTGCAAGATAGGGAAATGAAAATTTCCATCGATTTAGTGCAAAACTCACTACTTTAAACCATAAGGTACCGGTTAAACTTGCTTTAGTTTTTTCTACCAATTTAACAAATGATTTGCACTTCAAAGTAATCTTAAAGGAAAATTTGGTGTTGTACAActaattgaaaatattttcctCAGTTTAATTAATCATTTTGGTACTTGGTGTATATGGGGTAAATGGTTTTTCTCGAAGATTAGTATTCCCGTGTCTGCTGTCTTTTTAAGTTGAAAATTTCAAGTCTCGAGAGGGCTTGGGTGATGTTTATCCCATGCCACATCGGACAAAAAATTTGCTCTCCCCAATTTCCTATCTCTTTCATGTTCTACCAATTAGTTTAAGAcacctcatttatttatttaatatatatttaaattatttacacctttttctttttccaattatattaatattataaatagaTGATGTGTATTACAATAATTGGTGGGACATAAAAGGAATAGTAAATTAGGGACAACAGATTTTTTTTTGCTACATTCCAATCGGGTGGGTCCCAATGAAAAGTTAGAGAATCCATCTGTTGCAAAAGTTTGACTCGACTGATATAGAAACACTCCATTATTGTCTTATTGACCAATTGTCTTAATCGAAAAAGTGTCACAATTCTGATTTCAGTAAATGGAAGCCTTGTAATAAAATATAATCTCACCAATGTTTTGCTGCATTCATAAACCTTATCAACCATACAAAGAATTTAATTCCGTTTGAAGAGGTCAACAGAAACAATTACTATCAATGGATTAAGGaagaagaaataataataaacaagtaAAGAAATTTGTAAAACTTACTTTTAATTGGTTTCTATTCATTTTTTCTGTTTCAAACAAAGTAATCACGGGCATGGGCAAAATGATTGCTATAAAGCTTGGGAAGAACTTCTTTCAGGTATTGGGCAAGGTACTTGTAAGTAGCTTCGCTGGGGTGTATGCTGTCCCAGAACAAGTACTTTGAAGCCTCATGACACGTTGGTGTTAGCACATTACAGGTAGGCCCCGCTTCTATAAGTCCAGTTCCACAGCACCCTCTTTTTGTCTCTACAAAACCTGTGAATAAATGGTCCCACACAAAACCATTAGATTTGGTTGCCCTCATAAAATTCcacccttcttctttttcttga contains the following coding sequences:
- the LOC133792763 gene encoding exocyst complex component EXO70B1 gives rise to the protein MAENGEEKWLAVARHIAKTLGRNDTMADDILQIFSNFDGRFSREKLSEKIGDDDSSACAALEHVLKSLERQISQYVAADHPIWVDSADSSAFLEAVDELIATVRDWTPMAGDKAIAACLLRADDLVQQSMFRIEDEFRSLMERGGESLELSRGYGNGESAGNLSCDSEDEEEEDADVGVNGDDHQIPTAKPIGDYDIVIDALPSGIISDLQEMAKRMVAAGFGKECSHVYSSCRREFLEESLSRLGLKKLSIEDVHKMPWQDLEDEIERWIKAANVSLRILFPSERRLCDRVFFGFSSAADLSFMEVCRGSTIKLLNFADAVAIGSRSPERLFKILDVFETMRDLLPEFESVFSDQYCLFLRNEAVTIWKRLGEAIRGIFMELENLISRDPAKVPVPGGGLHPITRYVMNYLRAACRSRQSLEQVFEENATAVPPVSKLEDRASSSSLSVQMAWIMELLESNLEAKSKIYKDPALCSVFMMNNGRYIVQKVRDSELGSLLGDDWIRKHTAKVRQFHTNYQRSSWNKVLGLLKMDTTVAPNVAARSMKEKLKLFNQNFEEICKNQYTWIIFDEQLKEELKISITKLLLPPYQSFIGRFQNVPEIGRNAERHIKYDVEDLEGRINDLFRGSGGSNGGRK